One genomic window of Psychrobacter cibarius includes the following:
- the sppA gene encoding signal peptide peptidase SppA, with the protein MPNWPPDPNKRPDNSANQPVPMSPPSQPSGQEWQLLENTLLASVVEQRRARRWSIFFKLLTFGYILLIFLTLGRSCSSSAPTGLDGVDTSKPHLAVVELQGVISSGDVANAYDVNEALTRAFENSNSKAVALDINSPGGSPVQSDEIWQTMMDLRKEYPDKKLYAVIGDMGASGAYYIASAADEIYVNPSSLVGSIGVIMPSYNIKGLMDKVGVEDRTITAGEYKDILSLSRPLTDYEEKHVEKVLDNTHKHFINAVKEGRGDRLKNPEQNKLFSGLFWTGEQSIELGLADKKGSIASLEKQLELGNVINYSPTDPFQLFMDRFAVKLGAGIGSSVSLDVLPQEEGNAQMR; encoded by the coding sequence ATGCCCAACTGGCCACCAGACCCTAACAAACGTCCTGACAATTCGGCAAATCAGCCAGTACCGATGTCGCCGCCAAGCCAGCCGAGTGGACAAGAATGGCAATTGCTTGAAAACACTTTATTGGCTAGTGTGGTCGAGCAACGCCGCGCCCGTCGCTGGAGTATCTTTTTTAAACTATTGACCTTTGGTTATATTTTACTGATATTTCTGACGCTTGGTCGTAGTTGCAGCAGCAGCGCGCCAACGGGTCTAGATGGTGTTGACACTAGCAAGCCGCATTTAGCCGTGGTTGAGCTACAAGGTGTCATTAGTAGTGGCGATGTGGCCAACGCTTATGATGTCAATGAGGCATTGACCCGTGCTTTTGAAAACAGCAATTCAAAGGCGGTAGCATTGGATATCAATTCACCTGGTGGCTCACCAGTACAGTCTGATGAGATTTGGCAGACTATGATGGATTTGCGTAAAGAATATCCAGACAAAAAACTCTATGCAGTGATTGGTGATATGGGTGCTTCTGGCGCGTATTATATTGCTTCTGCGGCGGATGAGATTTATGTAAACCCATCAAGTTTGGTTGGCTCTATCGGCGTGATTATGCCAAGCTATAACATCAAAGGTTTGATGGATAAAGTTGGCGTAGAAGATCGGACGATTACTGCTGGTGAATACAAAGACATCTTAAGTTTGTCACGTCCGTTAACGGATTATGAAGAAAAACATGTCGAAAAAGTATTGGACAACACCCACAAGCATTTTATTAATGCAGTGAAAGAAGGTCGCGGTGATCGTCTCAAAAATCCTGAACAAAATAAGCTGTTCTCTGGATTATTCTGGACAGGCGAGCAGTCGATTGAGCTTGGCTTAGCCGATAAGAAAGGCAGCATCGCTAGCTTAGAAAAGCAGTTAGAGCTGGGTAATGTCATCAATTATAGCCCAACAGATCCGTTCCAATTATTCATGGACCGCTTTGCTGTTAAATTGGGTGCGGGCATTGGCTCTAGTGTCAGTCTTGATGTTTTACCGCAAGAAGAAGGTAATGCGCAGATGCGTTAA
- a CDS encoding ComEC/Rec2 family competence protein, whose translation MYWLIGSLIIIAMMGVLAVADSMAIPTSSSLMDILNTPTLSLSLIIFAIILIVIAQFNVPSAKPSHLSQHTAGLSSRNPSYNISHKSKLFFRILTHVLVAVLAIGLIIGSGLQALISHQQAELTEITEPMRVQALVTIEGISDSVYDVATDSGYRQVAVISDISPLVSALAVEDLDAMTSNFLIDENNSLSNNRLYENNLNNNNNNNNNNGKDGTYRVLLNGYPKNPSKQSSKKNLDNNPFDRLNYLQPGDQLFMSLALAPLATSEQALSNPSGFDSYRWLRGRHIDGVANILTVGTSNVTNTEVSKPAFSSSSYLQRFQTYINQGRWQLRQYFYQDWSTQTTAAQQAKAVTLSLLTGDRSLINRDTKDLYQLAGISHLLAISGTHVLFLAIMLAGAAVLLFDRLWPRIYRYVPRWQVRWWVMIAAAFIYALFTGFDVPAARTAWMLFAIGLVRLTLLPVSTMRVLFALAVLMAWLDPYVLWQAGYWLSFIAVALLLKYDDASYTQSAVVSETASAHNASVVETAFKHIWIIGKRVFKLQFWLFITLLPITLLLFGKASLWGLVINLFAIGLFGWVIVPLNLLAGLCYLLSPAIADSIWLLVSAIVAKLHELITWLTSLPVLSEAWLYTPVNVAILLMVLLSMLPWLLPRGFISRWLALPPLTLLMMTVYANQQSLTTIPTLYILPTGDPYISAALLQYPVTNNKQSSTTDTHKNNISWLFLSDHRPNVARTMPSNLTANKLSMTLAQQLGSLSVDTLEGIVVQSSSAGLTDTLTTDKKYLASNASASASASTNASASELLPLTVFQLNQHLPISQYWQAGRSDHWSAFQQAYKVTSQSKDITNISVQRCEQGKTWQLGNGGLSIQALTGWSNIDSPSVWDCTVAIDASLPIRVLKYNAADPLKSIPATAQTLTSSSQPPTHQANMPRARLILNADTHQRIWQMWTLLCPVEPPEQPRTFRNVTWVGHSTSQITAKVISRQTINEMITYDDKMPEATLSLNAAVDTTNTMP comes from the coding sequence GTGTACTGGTTGATTGGTAGCTTGATTATTATCGCCATGATGGGCGTTTTGGCAGTCGCAGATAGTATGGCGATACCCACTAGTTCATCGTTAATGGATATATTGAATACTCCCACCTTATCTTTGTCGCTCATTATTTTTGCTATTATACTGATTGTTATTGCCCAGTTTAATGTACCTTCTGCAAAACCCAGCCATTTATCGCAACATACTGCGGGTCTCTCTTCACGTAATCCTTCATATAATATTTCACATAAATCTAAACTCTTCTTTCGTATCTTGACTCATGTTTTAGTTGCTGTATTGGCAATTGGATTAATCATTGGCAGTGGGCTGCAAGCCCTGATTAGCCATCAGCAAGCAGAACTAACAGAAATCACTGAGCCAATGCGTGTACAAGCATTAGTCACCATCGAAGGAATAAGTGACAGCGTTTATGACGTCGCCACGGACAGTGGCTATCGACAAGTTGCTGTCATTAGTGATATATCACCCTTGGTGTCGGCGTTGGCGGTTGAAGATTTAGATGCCATGACCAGTAACTTTCTAATAGATGAAAATAATAGCCTAAGCAATAATAGATTGTATGAAAATAACTTAAATAACAATAACAATAACAATAACAATAACGGTAAGGATGGCACGTACCGTGTATTGCTCAATGGTTATCCAAAAAATCCATCAAAACAATCATCCAAGAAAAATTTGGACAACAATCCGTTTGACCGCTTAAATTACTTACAACCTGGCGATCAGCTGTTTATGAGTTTAGCGCTTGCACCACTGGCGACCTCTGAGCAAGCGTTGAGCAATCCATCTGGTTTTGACAGTTATCGCTGGCTGCGAGGTCGTCATATTGATGGAGTCGCTAATATATTGACCGTTGGCACATCAAATGTCACCAATACTGAGGTATCAAAGCCAGCATTTTCCTCTTCTTCATATCTGCAGCGTTTTCAGACTTATATCAACCAAGGACGTTGGCAATTACGCCAGTATTTTTATCAAGATTGGTCAACACAGACCACAGCAGCGCAACAGGCAAAAGCGGTCACTTTAAGTTTGCTCACAGGTGATCGCAGTTTAATCAATCGCGATACCAAAGATCTATATCAGCTGGCTGGTATTTCACATTTGCTGGCTATCTCTGGCACTCATGTATTGTTTTTAGCGATTATGCTGGCGGGTGCGGCGGTGTTGCTTTTTGATCGGTTATGGCCAAGGATTTATCGTTATGTACCGCGTTGGCAAGTGCGCTGGTGGGTGATGATCGCTGCTGCTTTTATTTATGCGTTATTTACTGGTTTTGATGTACCTGCTGCTCGTACCGCATGGATGTTATTCGCGATAGGTTTGGTACGTTTAACATTATTGCCGGTTAGTACGATGCGGGTGTTGTTTGCCTTGGCAGTGTTGATGGCATGGCTTGATCCCTATGTATTATGGCAGGCAGGGTACTGGCTATCTTTTATCGCAGTGGCATTACTCCTTAAATATGATGATGCATCATATACGCAATCAGCTGTCGTATCAGAAACGGCATCTGCTCATAATGCCAGTGTAGTAGAGACTGCGTTCAAGCATATTTGGATAATAGGCAAACGTGTATTCAAATTACAATTTTGGCTATTTATTACTTTATTACCTATTACATTGCTATTATTTGGCAAGGCGTCGCTGTGGGGTCTTGTCATCAATCTATTTGCTATCGGTTTATTTGGTTGGGTGATTGTGCCACTTAATCTGTTGGCAGGGCTTTGCTATCTTTTATCACCTGCTATTGCTGATAGTATTTGGCTGCTTGTTAGCGCCATTGTCGCGAAATTGCATGAACTGATAACGTGGTTAACCTCATTACCAGTATTGTCAGAAGCGTGGCTTTATACCCCCGTGAATGTCGCCATATTGCTGATGGTACTATTAAGTATGTTGCCATGGCTACTACCACGAGGATTTATCAGTCGTTGGCTGGCACTGCCGCCGCTAACCTTATTAATGATGACAGTATATGCCAATCAGCAATCACTAACGACGATACCGACCTTGTATATCTTACCAACGGGTGACCCCTATATAAGCGCTGCTTTGTTACAGTATCCTGTTACCAATAATAAGCAGTCATCCACAACAGATACGCATAAGAACAACATCAGCTGGCTATTTTTATCTGACCACAGACCCAATGTCGCACGAACGATGCCCAGTAATCTAACGGCGAATAAGCTGTCGATGACATTGGCGCAGCAGCTGGGTAGCTTGTCAGTTGATACACTAGAAGGTATAGTCGTGCAGAGTAGTAGTGCTGGATTGACGGATACGCTTACTACTGATAAGAAGTATTTAGCTTCTAATGCTTCTGCTTCTGCTTCTGCTTCTACTAATGCTAGTGCTTCTGAGCTGTTGCCTTTGACGGTTTTTCAGCTTAATCAGCATTTACCTATTAGTCAGTATTGGCAAGCAGGGCGCTCTGATCATTGGTCTGCATTTCAGCAAGCCTATAAAGTCACTAGCCAATCCAAGGACATTACGAATATTAGTGTGCAACGTTGTGAACAAGGCAAAACGTGGCAGTTGGGCAATGGTGGTTTGTCCATACAAGCATTGACAGGGTGGAGCAACATAGACAGTCCGAGTGTTTGGGATTGTACGGTGGCTATAGATGCCAGCTTGCCCATAAGGGTATTAAAATATAATGCGGCTGATCCACTCAAATCAATACCTGCCACTGCGCAGACACTCACATCAAGTAGCCAGCCACCGACTCATCAAGCCAATATGCCTCGGGCACGTCTGATATTAAATGCAGATACTCATCAGCGTATTTGGCAAATGTGGACATTGTTATGTCCAGTTGAACCACCTGAGCAACCACGCACTTTTCGTAATGTGACATGGGTAGGACATAGCACATCACAGATAACTGCTAAGGTGATAAGTCGTCAAACCATCAATGAAATGATCACTTATGACGACAAAATGCCAGAAGCAACGTTGTCTCTCAATGCGGCAGTAGATACTACCAATACGATGCCATAA
- a CDS encoding alpha/beta hydrolase has translation MSDEINLPTFTALPVSTITNKPVLHFAHANGMPSAVYQPFFEKLAEFFTIEYIAMLGATPDYPVDDHWRSLTQQIIDSVKNTCEKHGVTQVVAVGHSLGAMCTLQALYRAPQYFAQAVLMDPPWIYGKVSLLWHLAKTADRLPMMNNRLMDKLSPAGVSKHRRDVWESRADAYDRMRHKGFFKNFDERSFQGYIKHGLHERADGKVTLAIPKASEVAVFRTNPSWYWLAPNHGPKPPVTLIIGQDSIFLKRRFPQQIKSRLNIPYETHAGGHMFPLEYPESVSQQVLSLIEQQLPT, from the coding sequence ATGAGTGATGAAATTAATTTGCCAACTTTTACTGCTTTACCTGTCTCTACAATAACCAACAAACCTGTCCTGCATTTTGCTCATGCTAATGGGATGCCAAGTGCTGTTTATCAGCCATTTTTTGAGAAGTTAGCAGAATTTTTTACCATTGAATATATTGCCATGCTGGGTGCAACGCCTGATTATCCAGTCGATGATCATTGGCGTAGTCTTACACAGCAGATTATTGATAGTGTCAAAAATACCTGTGAGAAGCATGGTGTGACGCAAGTAGTGGCAGTGGGCCATTCGCTGGGTGCAATGTGTACCTTGCAGGCATTGTATCGTGCGCCGCAGTACTTTGCCCAAGCGGTACTCATGGATCCACCTTGGATTTATGGCAAAGTGAGCTTGCTATGGCATTTGGCAAAGACGGCGGATAGATTGCCGATGATGAATAACCGCCTGATGGATAAACTGTCACCAGCTGGCGTGTCTAAGCATCGCCGTGATGTCTGGGAGAGCCGCGCAGATGCATATGATAGGATGCGGCATAAAGGCTTTTTCAAAAACTTTGATGAACGCAGTTTTCAAGGCTATATCAAGCATGGACTACATGAGCGTGCGGATGGCAAAGTGACATTGGCGATTCCGAAAGCCAGTGAGGTCGCTGTCTTTCGCACCAATCCATCTTGGTATTGGCTGGCACCAAATCATGGCCCAAAGCCGCCTGTTACTTTGATTATCGGTCAAGACAGTATCTTTTTAAAACGCCGATTTCCGCAACAAATAAAGTCGCGTTTGAATATTCCTTATGAGACCCATGCCGGTGGTCATATGTTCCCACTTGAGTATCCAGAGTCGGTCTCTCAGCAAGTATTATCATTGATTGAGCAGCAACTACCAACATAA
- a CDS encoding pyocin activator PrtN family protein — translation MTNFNTEQMLIMRYGFNPLIPLDLVAKDYLRDTTIKQYEKQARDSNLPFPVVINGKGKATTYHVHVKALVQWIDNAAEVAAKDHHAMNA, via the coding sequence ATGACTAACTTTAACACAGAGCAAATGCTAATCATGCGCTATGGGTTTAACCCACTCATACCGCTTGATTTGGTCGCTAAAGACTATCTTAGAGATACGACTATCAAGCAGTACGAGAAGCAAGCGCGTGACAGCAACCTACCCTTTCCAGTCGTAATTAACGGCAAAGGCAAGGCAACTACATACCATGTCCATGTCAAGGCATTGGTACAGTGGATTGATAATGCAGCAGAGGTTGCCGCTAAAGACCACCATGCAATGAACGCATAG
- a CDS encoding tyrosine-type recombinase/integrase yields MLYRICTTTANMRMVQMGTIAQRKTKDGTTRYRAVVRIDRDGYPPFSQSKTFSKRALAAAWIKKRESEIEANPDIMLNREAKSMRLQDVIIKYIDELGDQFGRTHNLSLLLISRLPIAAKQIGSLRREDYTAFADGRLSGKYEGLSPIAPATLNGDMIGLRSVLKQAKLAWGLNVNLAEFEDAMLGLKYSRKVAASKQRNRTPTSDELQALTTHFYKNFRRGRSAYPMHLIIWLAIYTARRQEELIRLQISDYKDGWWLVRDAKSPQGSIGNHINTKVGDKAVGVINALMADDIKASMRRNNLLWDDKRLLPLSNRNISKMFTDACRMLAIDDLRFHDLRHEAATRLSEQGLTVPQMQQVTGHESWSSLQRYVSVKPRKTVLDFDEAMMVAMRSLHGGL; encoded by the coding sequence ATGTTGTACCGTATTTGCACCACAACCGCAAATATGAGAATGGTACAAATGGGAACGATAGCGCAGCGCAAAACTAAAGATGGTACAACACGGTATAGGGCAGTCGTTCGTATCGACCGTGACGGTTATCCACCTTTTAGTCAATCAAAGACATTTAGCAAAAGAGCGTTAGCCGCCGCTTGGATAAAAAAGCGTGAATCGGAGATTGAAGCTAATCCCGATATTATGCTCAATCGTGAAGCTAAGTCAATGCGATTGCAAGACGTTATTATAAAGTACATTGACGAGCTTGGCGATCAGTTTGGACGTACTCATAATTTGAGCTTGCTACTGATAAGTAGATTGCCTATTGCAGCAAAGCAAATTGGTAGTTTGAGGCGTGAGGATTACACCGCATTTGCTGATGGTCGATTGTCAGGCAAGTATGAAGGTTTATCACCTATCGCACCTGCTACTCTCAATGGTGACATGATAGGCTTGCGCTCCGTACTTAAGCAAGCAAAATTAGCTTGGGGTTTAAATGTCAATCTAGCAGAATTTGAGGATGCCATGCTTGGCTTAAAGTACAGCCGCAAGGTTGCAGCAAGCAAACAGCGCAATAGAACACCAACCAGTGACGAGTTGCAAGCATTGACCACGCACTTTTATAAAAACTTTCGCCGTGGTAGATCAGCATACCCTATGCACCTGATTATTTGGCTTGCTATCTATACAGCCAGACGACAAGAAGAATTAATACGATTGCAGATATCGGATTATAAAGACGGCTGGTGGCTCGTTAGAGACGCAAAAAGCCCACAAGGTTCTATCGGCAACCATATCAATACTAAGGTCGGCGATAAAGCTGTGGGCGTAATAAATGCGCTAATGGCGGATGATATAAAGGCTAGTATGAGGCGCAACAATTTGTTGTGGGATGACAAGCGACTGTTGCCATTGTCAAATAGAAATATCTCGAAAATGTTTACCGATGCTTGCCGTATGCTCGCTATCGATGACTTGCGATTTCATGATCTGCGACACGAGGCGGCAACCAGATTATCAGAGCAAGGGCTAACTGTGCCACAAATGCAACAGGTGACTGGTCACGAATCATGGTCAAGTTTGCAGCGATATGTCAGCGTAAAGCCTCGCAAAACCGTGTTGGATTTTGACGAGGCGATGATGGTTGCTATGCGTTCATTGCATGGTGGTCTTTAG
- a CDS encoding DUF2062 domain-containing protein, whose product MPQKRLKDLLPTPEKILESRTLKLFAPHLADPRLWHFNRHSLNKAVYIGVLSAFFPLPGQMLLALVGSLIFRANVPMALGLTWITNPLTSLPIFYAGYYIGAKILDVPMISLRLIGRMIADFSLWALSDGANPFITYRGTVSIAAFCIGLTILAIVTSIVCGLAFKAVWRYKTVVSWQKRQQEPSDKSPKI is encoded by the coding sequence GTGCCCCAAAAACGTCTGAAAGACCTGCTTCCTACGCCAGAGAAAATCTTAGAAAGTCGCACCTTAAAACTGTTCGCACCGCATTTGGCTGATCCACGATTATGGCACTTTAATCGACATAGCTTAAATAAAGCGGTCTATATCGGGGTGCTTAGTGCATTTTTCCCATTGCCAGGGCAGATGCTACTGGCTCTAGTTGGCTCATTAATTTTTCGTGCCAATGTTCCCATGGCACTCGGCTTGACTTGGATTACCAATCCACTCACGAGCTTGCCCATCTTTTATGCAGGCTATTATATCGGTGCCAAAATCCTTGACGTACCGATGATTAGTCTGCGGCTTATCGGCAGGATGATTGCTGATTTTAGCTTATGGGCACTGTCAGATGGCGCAAATCCATTTATTACCTATCGCGGTACGGTATCGATTGCTGCTTTTTGCATAGGCTTGACGATCTTAGCGATTGTGACCAGCATCGTTTGTGGACTGGCATTTAAGGCGGTTTGGCGCTACAAAACCGTCGTGAGCTGGCAAAAACGTCAGCAAGAACCTTCTGATAAATCACCTAAAATCTAA
- the lolD gene encoding lipoprotein-releasing ABC transporter ATP-binding protein LolD, protein MSAILEAKNINKIYDEGAVSTQVLTGLDLTVHAGERIAIVGTSGSGKSTLLHLLGGLDTPTSGEVWLHGQLLNSMNETERGAMRNKHLGFIYQFHHLLAEFTAIENVAMPLLMRPEVSTTSAREQAIAILESVGLEHRLAHRPGELSGGERQRVAIARALVTKPSLILADEPTGNLDYDNAQSVFGLLSELQNTMQTALLMVTHDRNLAALADRQLLLRNGHWEQY, encoded by the coding sequence ATGTCAGCCATTTTAGAGGCGAAAAATATCAACAAGATATATGATGAAGGGGCGGTTAGTACGCAAGTACTGACTGGCTTGGATTTGACCGTCCATGCTGGCGAGCGCATCGCCATCGTTGGCACCAGTGGTTCAGGCAAGAGCACTTTGCTACACTTGCTTGGTGGTCTTGATACGCCAACCAGCGGCGAGGTCTGGCTACATGGTCAATTGTTAAATAGCATGAATGAAACTGAGCGCGGTGCCATGCGTAACAAGCATTTGGGATTTATTTATCAGTTTCATCATTTGTTAGCCGAATTTACTGCCATTGAAAACGTTGCAATGCCGTTATTGATGCGACCAGAGGTCTCAACGACTTCAGCAAGAGAGCAAGCAATTGCGATACTAGAAAGTGTCGGACTTGAGCATCGTCTGGCGCATAGACCTGGTGAGCTATCGGGCGGCGAGCGTCAGCGTGTGGCTATTGCCCGTGCTTTGGTTACGAAGCCGTCGCTTATTTTGGCAGACGAGCCAACTGGTAATTTGGACTATGACAATGCGCAAAGCGTGTTTGGATTATTATCAGAGCTGCAAAATACCATGCAAACCGCACTATTAATGGTGACACATGATCGCAATCTAGCAGCGCTGGCGGATCGTCAGTTATTGCTACGTAATGGTCATTGGGAGCAGTATTAA
- a CDS encoding CPBP family intramembrane metalloprotease: MLKNATGSHNLNTPPKRTPLFSRLGVFLLTVGMLMAFFMSQLLGVYIAGKLVLPASKNSTMADIFFFGSNDGTVVSLSIIIGCVLLIAISLLVIRVRGGDSRQYLALKPFSFAVGMGLLGLLLIFMIGSQALTYLLDKSPLLFVDPLYQSVSSVWLLMFAMVIVAPIYEELIFRGLLWSAIAEQFTSSTYSKHRGAIVASVVTSLIFAVIHVQYGIYEISTIVVLALIFCYARIKSGSLLLPILLHIVNNGAAMWQYIAQIA; the protein is encoded by the coding sequence ATGCTAAAAAATGCTACTGGTTCGCACAATCTTAATACGCCGCCTAAGCGCACGCCGCTATTTTCACGATTGGGTGTCTTTCTACTGACTGTTGGTATGCTGATGGCATTTTTTATGAGTCAGCTGCTAGGCGTGTATATTGCTGGCAAGTTAGTATTACCGGCTTCTAAAAATTCAACCATGGCTGATATCTTCTTTTTTGGTAGTAACGATGGCACCGTGGTCAGCCTCTCTATTATTATAGGCTGCGTGCTATTGATCGCTATTAGCCTTTTGGTGATCCGTGTAAGAGGCGGCGATAGTCGGCAGTATTTAGCGTTAAAGCCGTTCTCATTTGCGGTGGGTATGGGATTGCTTGGGCTGCTATTGATATTTATGATTGGCAGTCAGGCATTGACTTATTTACTTGATAAATCGCCACTGCTCTTCGTCGATCCTTTATATCAGTCTGTCAGCTCAGTATGGCTGTTGATGTTTGCAATGGTCATTGTCGCGCCAATCTATGAAGAGCTGATATTTCGTGGCCTATTATGGTCAGCGATCGCAGAGCAATTTACCTCGTCAACTTATTCAAAGCATCGAGGGGCGATCGTAGCAAGTGTCGTGACCAGCTTGATATTTGCGGTGATCCATGTGCAGTATGGTATTTATGAAATCAGTACCATTGTGGTACTGGCATTGATATTTTGCTACGCGCGTATCAAGTCAGGCTCGCTGTTACTGCCGATATTATTGCATATCGTGAATAATGGGGCGGCGATGTGGCAATATATTGCGCAAATCGCCTAA
- the dusA gene encoding tRNA dihydrouridine(20/20a) synthase DusA, giving the protein MLDLMNNKRLSVAPMIDWTTTDYRYFARLFNPHVYLYTEMISTGALIHGNRARHLRFDTLEHPLVLQLGGADISEMTQCAEFAQQHGYDEVNINVGCPSDRVQHNKIGACLMAEPNTVADLVKHMQAAVDIPVTVKHRIGIDDFDSYEFMVDFVEKVAAAGCTRFIVHARTAWLQGLSPKQNREIPPLRYEDVYRLKQDFPQLDIEINGGIDTVKDIEAHLQHVDGVMIGRAFYHNPYLLAETNSLWNEPAPKRSDILVQLYPYMEAQIAKGEALPTMTRHYLGLFQGLTGARKWRQALSGKPQLTIDDIKRAADEVLLLNPDT; this is encoded by the coding sequence ATGCTTGATTTAATGAATAATAAGCGCCTATCAGTTGCACCCATGATTGATTGGACAACGACGGATTATCGTTATTTTGCTCGGCTTTTCAATCCGCATGTTTATTTGTACACCGAGATGATCAGTACGGGCGCGCTGATACATGGCAATCGTGCACGGCATCTGCGCTTTGATACGCTTGAGCATCCGCTGGTACTACAGCTGGGCGGCGCAGATATTAGCGAGATGACGCAATGCGCTGAATTTGCTCAGCAGCATGGCTATGATGAGGTCAATATCAATGTTGGTTGTCCCTCGGATCGCGTACAGCATAATAAGATTGGTGCTTGCCTCATGGCAGAGCCTAATACAGTCGCTGATTTGGTCAAACACATGCAAGCGGCGGTCGATATCCCAGTAACCGTCAAGCATCGTATTGGTATCGATGATTTTGACAGTTATGAGTTTATGGTGGATTTTGTAGAAAAAGTGGCAGCAGCGGGTTGTACACGCTTTATTGTCCATGCACGTACTGCATGGCTACAAGGGCTTAGCCCCAAGCAAAATCGCGAGATACCACCGCTACGTTATGAGGATGTCTATCGTCTCAAACAAGACTTTCCACAGCTTGATATCGAGATTAATGGCGGCATCGATACCGTTAAAGACATCGAAGCACATTTGCAGCATGTGGATGGCGTGATGATTGGTCGCGCGTTTTATCACAACCCTTACCTATTAGCAGAAACCAATAGCTTATGGAACGAACCAGCACCTAAGCGCTCAGATATTTTAGTGCAGCTTTATCCGTATATGGAGGCGCAGATTGCTAAAGGTGAAGCACTGCCAACGATGACAAGACATTATTTAGGGCTGTTTCAAGGACTGACGGGTGCGCGCAAATGGCGACAGGCGTTAAGTGGCAAACCTCAGCTAACAATCGATGATATTAAACGGGCAGCGGATGAGGTGTTACTACTAAATCCTGATACTTAA